One Nitrospirota bacterium DNA segment encodes these proteins:
- a CDS encoding dienelactone hydrolase family protein, whose amino-acid sequence MVERVAPFTKEQIGTGTVRFPSGEPIPSISDLSVDPYFKTRQSKAAQVEGLMFWPQAKGTYPALIVLHEAWGLNVQIKDLAARLACEGYVTLVPNLYARQGGMVTANAEVAAALMERVKEADMMQDLNACCEFLNTRDYVKRNIHGAIGFGMGGWLAMRFACYRRRLRTSVSFYGRLITPLSLLKDQACPIQYHRAALDQGVTAEQVEELTRVAREYGKRIDVRTYEGSPLGFCNEMRPDTYRSDAANRAWEATVEFLSECFKDAK is encoded by the coding sequence ATGGTTGAACGAGTCGCCCCATTTACAAAAGAGCAGATCGGTACCGGCACCGTCCGTTTCCCCAGCGGTGAGCCGATCCCGTCGATCTCGGACCTCTCGGTCGATCCCTACTTCAAAACACGTCAGTCCAAAGCGGCCCAGGTGGAGGGGCTGATGTTCTGGCCGCAGGCCAAGGGAACCTATCCGGCCCTGATCGTGCTGCACGAGGCCTGGGGCCTGAACGTCCAGATCAAGGACCTGGCGGCCCGCCTCGCCTGCGAAGGGTACGTGACGTTGGTGCCGAACCTCTACGCCAGGCAGGGAGGAATGGTCACCGCCAATGCCGAGGTCGCCGCCGCGCTGATGGAGCGGGTCAAGGAAGCCGACATGATGCAGGACTTGAACGCCTGCTGCGAGTTTCTGAACACGCGCGACTATGTCAAGCGGAACATCCACGGCGCGATCGGGTTCGGCATGGGCGGATGGCTGGCCATGAGGTTTGCCTGCTATCGGCGGCGCCTGCGGACCTCGGTGTCCTTCTACGGCCGGCTGATCACTCCGCTGAGCCTGCTCAAGGACCAGGCCTGCCCCATCCAGTATCACCGGGCCGCGTTGGACCAGGGAGTGACGGCGGAGCAGGTGGAGGAACTGACCAGGGTTGCCAGGGAATACGGCAAGCGGATCGACGTGCGGACCTATGAGGGGAGCCCCCTGGGTTTTTGCAACGAAATGCGTCCGGACACGTACCGATCCGACGCAGCCAACCGGGCGTGGGAAGCCACCGTCGAGTTCCTCTCGGAATGCTTTAAAGATGCAAAATAA
- a CDS encoding Lrp/AsnC ligand binding domain-containing protein, which translates to MATKAYVLIKVKAGKTKDVLKALKKITGVEQAHPCFGQPDIFSFVNVGDEKALSDVVITKIHTIEGVEETDTHIVAET; encoded by the coding sequence ATGGCGACCAAAGCCTATGTGCTGATCAAGGTCAAGGCCGGCAAGACCAAGGACGTGCTCAAGGCCCTGAAGAAGATCACGGGCGTCGAACAGGCTCATCCTTGCTTCGGCCAACCGGACATCTTCAGCTTCGTGAACGTGGGGGACGAGAAGGCCCTGTCCGACGTCGTCATCACGAAGATCCACACCATCGAGGGAGTGGAAGAAACGGACACGCACATCGTCGCGGAAACCTGA